Part of the Syntrophorhabdus sp. genome is shown below.
ACATTCCGGGCACTTTCTGTCATAATACGGATTCGCCGCCTCGCAGAGGGCAACGGCACGCCCCGTCCCTTCGAGGGGCGAGAGGTCCTTCGCCGTCGCCATCGGTCCCGTTATCCCGGGAAAGAAACTGCAGGGATAGATGAAGCCGTCGGCCGCCACGTACGCGGACATCACCCCGGCCCTGCACTTTTGGGGGCGGGGAGTGGTCCTGTAGTCGCTCCCGCAGATGACGTTGTTGTGGTAGAAGAGAAACTTGTTGAGGACAACGTTGTCCCGCGTGCCGAAGTCAAGCTGGGAAGCCAGAAAGGCGGCCTGGAACTCGGCCTCGGCCCTCTGCGCCGGCGGTATCCGGGAGACCTGGTACCCTCTTCCCTCGCTGGAGACGTAATTGATGCGATAGAAGCGGATACCGTGCCTGTTGAAGAACCCGATGCTCGAAGGCAGCGCCTTCAGGGATTCCACCGTCCCCACGACAAGAACGGTCACCGCGAGGCCTTCCTCGGACAAAGTCACGATGTTGTCGCGGCGCCTTTTCGAGAGCAGTTTCGGATCGTCGAGCTCACCGTCGTAATGGACGGAGAAGTGGACACCGTGGGCCTTGAAGAGATCGATGATCTCGGGTCTCAGGATGGAGATATTGGTCTGAACGGAGTACTCCAGCTTTTTGCCCGACCTCTCAACATACCTGTCCATGATGTCGAAGAAGGCACGGTACCAGTCGACGGGGACGAGCATCGGTTCACCGCCGGAGAACACCATGGCCAGCTCCGTCTCGCTCTTCTCCATAAGTCCCATCAGGGTCGCGGCGGTCTCGCGGGGATCCGCCACCCTGCCCGCATCGCCCTCAGAAGAGGAAACGTTGCAGGCATCCTGAAAACAATAGTCACAGGAAAGATTGCACGACGTGGTGAGCTGGAAGGTAACGCTGCTCAGGTTCTTGAAAAGGGAGTGATTTTGGGTCATGGCAGAACACCTGTCGGCCCATGCGCGCGACACAGCACCATCATCATGCTAACACCCCTGATGACACATGCCATGACCGGCGCCGGGCCGGTGCCGCCGCGGTGTCCCTGAAGGGACCATCACGGCGATTCAAGACTGTCCCCTACCTGTTGGGGCAGTAGTTGGAGTAAATGTTGCAGCATCCTTCCAGCTGGGACTCCGGGGATGCCGCGGCAGGCTTCCTGAGCGTGCTCAGCATGTCGCCCACGGCCTCTCTCGACGAACTGAGGTCTCTGGCAACGTACTGCTCTGCTATCTTTTCGGGAACATCGTAGATGCGGCCACTCTTGTTGATCAATAACATAATGTCCTCCTGTCGATTTCTGTGACAAGATTACGCCACGCGTCACGTTCTGTCAACAATATTGTACATTGTATTGCTATTCCTTCATGGTCAGCGATATCCGCCTGCGCCCGAGGTCAACGGAGAGGACCTTCACCATCACCTGTTGGTGTACCTTCACCACGTCGGAGGGGTTCTTCACGAACCGGTTCGCAAGCTGGCTCACGTGGACAAGACCGTCCTGATGAACGCCTATGTCCACAAAGGCACCGAAGGCCGTCACGTTGGTGACTATGCCGGGAAGCCTCATCCCCGGCCTTACGTCCTCCATCTTCTCTATGCCCTCGGCGAAGGCGAAGGCGTGGAACTCCTCCCTCGGGTCCCTGCCCGGCCGCGCAAGCTCCGCCATGATATCCGTGAGTGTCGGCAGGCCGGTTTTTTCCGCAACGTACCGGTGAAGGTCGATGCTCTTCCGGAGGCCCTCATCGCTCATGAGGTCCGCGACGGAGCATCCGGCATCGCGCGCCATGGCCTCGACGACGGGGTAGCTCTCGGGATGGACGGCGCTCCCGTCGAGCGGGTTCGACGCGCCCCGTATCCGCAGGAATCCCGCCGACTGTTCAAAGGCCTTCGGCCCCAGTCTCGGCACCTTCTTCAGGTCTTTTCTGGTGTGAAAGGGACCGTTCTCGTCCCGGTACGACACGATGGCCTTCGCGAGGGCGGGACCCAGACCGGACACGTACCCGAGAAGCTGCGCGCTTGCCGTGTTGACCTCCACCCCGACGGCATTCACACAGCTCATCACCACGTCATCGAGGGCCCTTTTGAGGGCCGGCTGGTCCACGTCATGCTGATACTGGCCGACACCGATGGACTTTGGGTCGATCTTGACGAGTTCGGCGAGGGGATCCATGAGGCGTCTCCCTATGGACACGGCCCCCCTGACCGTTACGTCCTCCTCGGGGAATTCCTCCCGGGCAGCCTCGGATGCCGAGTAGATGGACGCCCCGCTCTCGTTGACGCTGATGATCTGTATCCGGTGCGGCAACTCAAGGGCCCCCAGGAAAGACTCCGTTTCCCTGCCCGCCGTGCCGTTTCCGACGGCTATGGCCTCGACCTCAAAGCGCGCGCAAAGATCGACCACCGTGCGCCCAGCCTCGTCCGCCTGCCTCTGCGATGTGTGGGGATAGATCGTGTCCCGGTGGAGGAGCTTGCCCTGCCTGTCGAGACAGACCACCTTGCATCCTGTCCTGAACCCCGGGTCGATGGCGAGAACGCTCTTCTGCCCCAGCGGCGCGGCAAGCAGGAGCTGGCGCAGGTTCTCCGAGAATACCCTGATCGCCTCCGCGTCGGCCCGTTCCTTCATGGCCACGCGCGCCTCCGTCTCCATGGACGGAAAGAGGAGTCTTGCCGCCCCGTCTTCTACGGCTGCCGCGACCTCATCGGGTGCCGGCGTCGCCGCGTTGATGAAGCGATGCTTCAGAAGCCTCAAGGCCTCCTCTTCACAGCCCGTGACGGACAGCATCAGGAAGCCTTCCCTCTCTCCCCGCCTCATCGCGAGCACCCGGTGCGACGGCGCGCTCCTGACGGGTTCCTCCCATTCGTAGTAATCCCTGTACCGGGCACCATCCTCTTGCTTTCCCGCTATGACCCTCGACGCGAGATGGGCCTTTGCCAGGAAGAGGTCCCTCACCGCGGCCCGCCCGGCGGCATCCTCGCTTATCCACTCGGCAATGATGTCACGGGCGCCGGCAAGCGCCTCCTCGACGGACCCCACGCCTTTGTCGGCGTCGACAAAGGCGGCCGCCTGTCCGGCGGCGTCGAACCCCGCCTCCCGGGTACCCTCGCCGGTGAAGAGCATGCGCGCCAGGGGCTCCAGTCCTTTCTCTCTCGCGATGGTGGCCCGGGTCCTGCGTTTAGGGCGAAAGGGCAGGTACAGGTCTTCGAGCACGGCGAGCGTCTCGGCCGCCTCGATCTCCTCCTTCAGGTCCTCCGTGAGCAGTTCCCTCTCTTCCAGGGACCGAAGGATCGCCGCCCTGCGTTTATCCAATTCCTCCAACTGTTCCAGCCGGTCCCGTATGGCGCCTATAGCCACCTCGTCGAGGGACCCCGTGGCCTCTTTCCGGTACCTGGCAATGAAGGGAACCGTGGCGCCGTCCGCAAGAAGAGCGGCGGTCGCCCGCACCCTTCCTTCCGAAATGCCGAGTTCTTTTGCTATCTTTTCGTTGTGCTCCATCCTTGTCTTCACGTCTCCCTTATGATCGTTCGCGGCCTTCAAGAAACTAACTATAACCGAAGCGGCGGGGAAAGTGAAGCCCGATGGGCGGGCGGTATTCTGCTATACTGTATGTATACGTTTCGAGAGATGAGGAAGGAGGTGGATGGAATGCGACACCTGATCCCCTTCGTGGCGCTGGCGGCGATCCTGCTCGCCTTTTCGGCGGCAGCGGGAAAGGAGGTGACGAAAATGGACGCGATGACCATCGAAAGCCCGGCCTTCAAGGACAACGGCATGATCCCGAAACAGTACACCTGCGACGGGAAGGATATCAATCCCCCTATCCTCTTCCGGAACATCCCCCCGGGGACCCGATCACTGGCGCTCGTCGTCGACGACCCCGACGCACCTGCCGGGACATGGGTCCATTGGGTCCTGTGGAACATCGATCCCGGGACACGGGAGGTCAAGGAGCATTCCGTGCCGACAGGGGCGCTTGAGGGAAGGAACGACTTCAGGAGGACAAGCTATGGGGGACCATGTCCTCCATCCGGGACACACCGGTACTTCTTCAAGCTGTACGCTCTGGACACGGTGCTGAGCATCGGCAGGAACTCGACAAAGCAGGACCTCGAAAAGGCCATGAAGGGCCACATACTCGCCGAGGCCCGGACGGTGGGATTATACAAAAGGTGATGCCTGCTCCCGGGAGCCGGAGGATGGCCGGAAAAATAGTTGACAGTGTATACTCACCCTGATAACCTTGATTAAAAAAGGCACAAGGAGGCTTTTATGAGGTCTGAGGGCAGGGTCGCACGCGTTACGGAGGTCATCGCGGGATCTCCCAAGAGTTTTGAAGATGCCGTGGTTATCGGGTTCAGACGAGCTTCCAAAACGTTACGGGGCATTACCGGCCTGCGTGTGAAGGAACAGCGCGCAAGGGTCGAAGATGGAAAGATAATAGAATTCCGCGTCACCCTCGAGGTCATCTTTATCCTGGAAAGCTGATAGATATCGCAACACGTAAAGAGCAAGGCGTAAGGTGTCACATCTTACGCTTTCTTTTTTCCAAAACACGTTCAACGCTCAAGCTTAAGAAACCAGGGAAAATTCAACGAGGAGGAGCCGCGTCCTGCCCCAAACATCCTGGTGCAAAGGTTCCGATCTTCCCGGACATTGCAGGGGCCATCCTTTCGGCACACCACTTCCCCCTCCATTCCGTTCTCGCCCGCCGTCATTCTGTTCTCGCCCGCCGTCATTCCGGCCAAGGCCGGAATCCAGGAAAGACCGGCAGGTAACGAGCACCTGACAGAGAAGAGTTCCACGGCGCCTTTGTATCGTGTCCTAAGGGTATCCTCTTTATGTGCACTTATCACCGTCCGAAAGTTTTTCCTGGATTCCGGCCTTCGCCGGAATGACGGAGGAAGGAGGGGTGCGGAATGACAGGGGAAGGAGGGGTGCGGAATGACGGGGGGAAGAATGGGGTGCCAGGAGACCTTCAAGCTGTCCGAGTAGATCGAAACCCTTGCACCAGTTTTTCAGGTCTTTGAACCTGAGACCTGAGACCTGAAACCTGAGACCTGTGACCTGCGACCTGTGACCTGCGACCTTCTCATCCCTTCTTCAGGTCTTTGAACCTGAAACCTGAGACCTGAAACCTGAGACGCTTTTGCCTCTCACCCCGAAGAGCAGGATGGCCCCGGCCATGTTGAGGATACCGCAGAGGGTAAAGAGAGGGCCGTACCCCCAGTCCGCGAGGACGATCCCTCCAACGAAAGGGCCCACAAAAAAAGCCACCTGCATCACGACCAGGACAAGGTTCATGTTGAGGCCTCTGAACCGCGGCTCCGATATGTCGAAAACAAAGGCCATTATGAGTGGTATTCCCACTCCCCAGAGGACCCCGAAGATAACGGAAAAACCCAGGAACCACGCTTCGAGGCGAACAAAATAGACAAGGACGTGAAAGACCGCCAGGAGGGCCATGCAGAACGCGCCGGTCCGCGCCTTGTTCAGTCTGTCGAAGTAGCGGCTTCCCCCGAGCCTGATCACGATCATCACGAACATGGCCACGGTGAAGAAAAAACCGGGATTGCCTATCCCTCTTAGGGCTCCGAAATCCCTCAGGAAGAAGAAGAGTATCGTGTAGGAACTGTAAAAAAGAACGTTCACAACGAGAAGCATCACCACCGGCACAGACCTTATGTTCTCGAGAAGGCCGGACAGGCCCACGCTCTTTTCCGATGCCTCTTCGCCCCCCGGCGCCGGGCGTACAAAGGCGACGGGAATGAGGACGAGAGCCGTCACCACGGCAGCC
Proteins encoded:
- a CDS encoding MFS transporter — protein: MTGPPKPTLFTGDFILLGVVLAFVSAMMALFFQFQSYLMSLGIDPRWHGFLLGSDAITGVVLQPLMSPYLNAKNAKKVLVAGICVMAAALASYSQAVTAGAITLVRIVHGGGFVASVAAMMALFAGYIPRSRSGEAIGIISIMRLLPYAIVPPVVVYLSHGAGDFTSVLTAAAVVTALVLIPVAFVRPAPGGEEASEKSVGLSGLLENIRSVPVVMLLVVNVLFYSSYTILFFFLRDFGALRGIGNPGFFFTVAMFVMIVIRLGGSRYFDRLNKARTGAFCMALLAVFHVLVYFVRLEAWFLGFSVIFGVLWGVGIPLIMAFVFDISEPRFRGLNMNLVLVVMQVAFFVGPFVGGIVLADWGYGPLFTLCGILNMAGAILLFGVRGKSVSGFRSQVSGSKT
- a CDS encoding RNA-binding transcriptional accessory protein encodes the protein MEHNEKIAKELGISEGRVRATAALLADGATVPFIARYRKEATGSLDEVAIGAIRDRLEQLEELDKRRAAILRSLEERELLTEDLKEEIEAAETLAVLEDLYLPFRPKRRTRATIAREKGLEPLARMLFTGEGTREAGFDAAGQAAAFVDADKGVGSVEEALAGARDIIAEWISEDAAGRAAVRDLFLAKAHLASRVIAGKQEDGARYRDYYEWEEPVRSAPSHRVLAMRRGEREGFLMLSVTGCEEEALRLLKHRFINAATPAPDEVAAAVEDGAARLLFPSMETEARVAMKERADAEAIRVFSENLRQLLLAAPLGQKSVLAIDPGFRTGCKVVCLDRQGKLLHRDTIYPHTSQRQADEAGRTVVDLCARFEVEAIAVGNGTAGRETESFLGALELPHRIQIISVNESGASIYSASEAAREEFPEEDVTVRGAVSIGRRLMDPLAELVKIDPKSIGVGQYQHDVDQPALKRALDDVVMSCVNAVGVEVNTASAQLLGYVSGLGPALAKAIVSYRDENGPFHTRKDLKKVPRLGPKAFEQSAGFLRIRGASNPLDGSAVHPESYPVVEAMARDAGCSVADLMSDEGLRKSIDLHRYVAEKTGLPTLTDIMAELARPGRDPREEFHAFAFAEGIEKMEDVRPGMRLPGIVTNVTAFGAFVDIGVHQDGLVHVSQLANRFVKNPSDVVKVHQQVMVKVLSVDLGRRRISLTMKE
- a CDS encoding radical SAM protein is translated as MTQNHSLFKNLSSVTFQLTTSCNLSCDYCFQDACNVSSSEGDAGRVADPRETAATLMGLMEKSETELAMVFSGGEPMLVPVDWYRAFFDIMDRYVERSGKKLEYSVQTNISILRPEIIDLFKAHGVHFSVHYDGELDDPKLLSKRRRDNIVTLSEEGLAVTVLVVGTVESLKALPSSIGFFNRHGIRFYRINYVSSEGRGYQVSRIPPAQRAEAEFQAAFLASQLDFGTRDNVVLNKFLFYHNNVICGSDYRTTPRPQKCRAGVMSAYVAADGFIYPCSFFPGITGPMATAKDLSPLEGTGRAVALCEAANPYYDRKCPECEALPICGEYCALSPVTDTNFMESFCSAQVTLRRMMDENRELTELIAKRFIEHQTAYPLDVPRSCGTRTT
- a CDS encoding dodecin domain-containing protein, encoding MRSEGRVARVTEVIAGSPKSFEDAVVIGFRRASKTLRGITGLRVKEQRARVEDGKIIEFRVTLEVIFILES
- a CDS encoding YbhB/YbcL family Raf kinase inhibitor-like protein codes for the protein MDAMTIESPAFKDNGMIPKQYTCDGKDINPPILFRNIPPGTRSLALVVDDPDAPAGTWVHWVLWNIDPGTREVKEHSVPTGALEGRNDFRRTSYGGPCPPSGTHRYFFKLYALDTVLSIGRNSTKQDLEKAMKGHILAEARTVGLYKR